The Chlorocebus sabaeus isolate Y175 chromosome 16, mChlSab1.0.hap1, whole genome shotgun sequence genome window below encodes:
- the KCNJ16 gene encoding inward rectifier potassium channel 16: MSYYGSSYHIVNVDAKYPGYPPEHIIAEKRRARRRLLHKDGSCNVYFKHIFGEWGSYVVDIFTTLVDTKWRHMFLIFSLSYILSWLIFGSVFWLIALHHGDLLNDPDITPCVDNVHSFTGAFLFSLETQTTIGYGYRCVTEECSVAVLMVILQSILSCVINTFIIGAALAKMATARKRAQTIRFSYFALIGMRDGKLCLMWRIGDFRPNHVVEGTVRAQLLRYTEDSEGRMTMAFKDLKLVNDQIILVTPVTIVHEIDHESPLYALDRKAVAKDNFEILVTFIYTGDSTGTSHQSRSSYVPREILWGHRFNDVLEVKRKYYKVNCLQFEGSVEVYAPFCSAKQLDWKDQQLHIEKAPPVRGSCASDTKARRRSFSAIAIVSSCENPEETTTSAAHEYRETPYQKALLTLNRISVESQM, translated from the coding sequence ATGAGCTATTACGGCAGCAGCTATCATATTGTCAATGTGGACGCAAAATACCCAGGCTACCCACCAGAGCACATTATAGCTGAGAAGAGAAGAGCAAGAAGACGCTTGCTTCACAAAGATGGCAGCTGTAATGTCTACTTCAAGCACATTTTTGGAGAATGGGGAAGCTATGTGGTTGACATCTTCACCACTCTTGTGGACACTAAGTGGCGCCatatgtttttgatattttctttatcttatatTCTCTCATGGTTGATATTTGGCTCTGTCTTTTGGCTCATAGCACTTCATCATGGCGATCTGTTAAATGATCCAGACATCACACCTTGTGTTGACAACGTCCATTCTTTCACAGGGGCCTTTTTGTTCTCCCTTGAGACCCAGACCACCATAGGATATGGTTATCGCTGTGTTACTGAAGAATGCTCTGTGGCCGTGCTCATGGTGATCCTCCAGTCCATCTTAAGTTGCGTCATAAATACCTTTATCATTGGAGCTGCCTTGGCCAAAATGGCAACTGCTCGAAAGAGAGCCCAAACCATTCGTTTCAGCTACTTTGCACTTATAGGCATGAGAGATGGGAAGCTTTGCCTCATGTGGCGCATTGGTGATTTTCGGCCAAACCACGTGGTAGAAGGAACAGTTAGAGCCCAACTTCTCCGCTACACAGAAGACAGTGAAGGGAGGATGACAATGGCATTTAAAGACCTCAAATTAGTCAATGACCAAATCATCCTGGTCACCCCAGTAACTATTGTCCATGAAATTGACCATGAGAGCCCTCTGTATGCCCTTGACCGCAAAGCAGTAGCCAAAGATAACTTTGAGATTTTGGTGACATTTATCTATACTGGTGATTCCACTGGAACATCCCACCAATCTAGAAGCTCCTATGTTCCCCGAGAAATTCTCTGGGGCCATAGGTTTAATGATGTCTTGGAAGTTAAGAGGAAGTATTACAAAGTGAACTGCTTACAGTTTGAAGGAAGTGTGGAAGTATATGCCCCCTTTTGCAGTGCCAAGCAATTGGACTGGAAAGACCAGCAGCTCCACATAGAAAAGGCACCGCCAGTTCGAGGATCCTGCGCATCAGACACCAAGGCGAGACGAAGGTCATTTAGTGCCATTGCCATTGTCAGCAGCTGTGAAAATCCTGAGGAAACCACCACTTCTGCCGCACATGAGTATAGGGAAACACCTTATCAGAAAGCTCTCCTGACTTTAAACAGAATCTCTGTGGAATCCCAAATGTAG